In the genome of Cupriavidus malaysiensis, one region contains:
- a CDS encoding alpha/beta hydrolase produces the protein MTDKLISNLLTLLGAVLLAAVVPRESAAQGTPSARAADSMAEFCRKGQAEYPGGIARMHPSFKFNICWWLEDAGIEPSTFDDVVGTLPQHAGPLEPTWQATFSKAAQMHLEQARAAEERGDNASASAAYKKAAFYLRMNRLPKQIPAADLQATERAYAVLGKPLQRIAFKSGEKEFVGYFRALPRQGGSNQKPPVLVILGGLDNLKTEMIRHSDYFMGRGFATLIVENPDTGENQLGFRPESSAMLDTIADYIKTRSDLDTSRVAVYGWSMGGYLGTLGGLRNDLYRAIVNIGGPSDASFGQVHCEKAPAWIVAPYTVFANMNPRTTPRQTMCEYYEAFQLSRQLKMPTAAQLRKPILMVNGAREDLVSRDEPTALAALGFNVTQLVFGDDGHTAESNMREHFEFTANWLMRRLKTGN, from the coding sequence ATGACGGACAAATTGATCTCGAATCTCTTGACGCTGCTTGGAGCCGTCCTTCTTGCTGCGGTTGTGCCGCGCGAATCCGCTGCACAGGGCACCCCCTCAGCGAGGGCCGCGGACAGCATGGCCGAGTTCTGCAGGAAAGGACAGGCGGAGTATCCGGGGGGCATCGCTCGCATGCATCCTTCGTTCAAGTTCAACATCTGTTGGTGGCTCGAGGATGCCGGCATAGAGCCAAGCACATTCGATGACGTGGTTGGAACTCTGCCGCAACATGCAGGACCGTTGGAACCGACCTGGCAAGCGACTTTTAGCAAGGCCGCTCAGATGCATCTGGAACAAGCCCGCGCGGCCGAGGAGCGGGGCGACAATGCGTCCGCGTCGGCCGCTTACAAGAAGGCCGCTTTCTATCTGCGGATGAATCGGCTACCCAAGCAGATCCCCGCGGCAGACCTGCAGGCGACCGAACGAGCCTACGCGGTCCTGGGAAAACCGCTCCAGCGAATAGCATTCAAGTCTGGCGAAAAGGAATTCGTCGGCTACTTCCGTGCACTGCCGAGGCAAGGCGGCAGCAATCAGAAGCCGCCGGTTCTGGTCATTCTCGGCGGCCTGGACAACCTGAAGACGGAGATGATCCGGCACAGCGACTACTTCATGGGTCGCGGTTTTGCAACCCTCATTGTGGAAAATCCGGACACCGGGGAGAATCAATTGGGATTTCGTCCGGAGTCCTCTGCGATGCTTGACACGATTGCAGACTACATCAAGACTCGCAGCGACCTGGACACAAGCCGAGTGGCAGTGTACGGCTGGAGCATGGGGGGCTATCTGGGAACACTTGGCGGGCTGCGAAACGACCTCTACCGAGCGATTGTCAATATAGGTGGCCCCAGCGATGCGAGCTTCGGACAAGTGCATTGCGAGAAAGCGCCTGCATGGATCGTCGCTCCCTACACTGTATTTGCCAACATGAATCCGCGGACGACACCTCGTCAGACGATGTGCGAATACTACGAAGCGTTCCAACTCTCACGTCAATTGAAGATGCCAACCGCGGCGCAGTTGCGCAAACCCATCCTCATGGTGAACGGCGCCCGTGAAGATCTCGTTTCCAGAGACGAACCTACAGCTCTTGCCGCGCTTGGCTTCAATGTGACGCAACTGGTCTTTGGGGATGATGGGCACACGGCCGAATCGAACATGCGAGAGCACTTCGAGTTCACCGCGAACTGGCTCATGCGACGCCTGAAGACCGGCAATTGA
- a CDS encoding SDR family oxidoreductase, with translation MEKLSSPRRAFVTGATGLLGNNLVRELVARGVSVKALVRSETKGMQQFAGLKGVELVLGDMADVPAFSAALQGCDVVFHTAAFFRDNFKGGSHWKALKRINVDGTRQLIERAYEAGIRRFVQTSSIAVLNGEPGMPIDETCLRDLADADDDYYRSKILADQVVSAFLETHPDMHASFVLPGWMWGPADIGPTSSGQFVNDVVLGKLPGLLPGSFSLVDARDVARAQISAAERGQRGERYLAAGRHMTMQELVPLLGKIAGIKTPTNNLPFLLLYFLAAAQEVYAKISGKPILLSLATVRLMRKEAGRSHFIHTKSEQKLQLKFRPIEQTLADTVAWYRRNGWLPSASPR, from the coding sequence ATGGAAAAACTCAGCAGCCCACGGCGCGCGTTCGTCACCGGCGCCACAGGCCTTCTCGGCAACAACCTTGTGCGTGAGCTGGTCGCACGCGGCGTCTCCGTCAAGGCGCTCGTCCGCTCGGAGACCAAAGGTATGCAACAGTTCGCGGGACTGAAAGGCGTTGAATTGGTGCTGGGCGACATGGCGGATGTACCCGCTTTCTCCGCAGCCCTCCAGGGATGTGACGTCGTGTTCCACACCGCCGCATTCTTTCGCGACAACTTCAAGGGCGGCAGCCACTGGAAAGCGCTCAAACGCATCAATGTGGATGGCACGCGGCAGCTTATCGAGCGGGCATACGAGGCCGGCATCCGGCGCTTCGTTCAGACCTCGTCCATCGCGGTGCTGAACGGCGAACCGGGCATGCCCATCGACGAGACCTGCCTGCGTGATCTGGCAGATGCTGACGACGACTATTACCGAAGCAAGATACTGGCCGATCAAGTCGTATCGGCCTTTCTTGAAACGCATCCGGACATGCATGCGAGCTTTGTCTTGCCTGGGTGGATGTGGGGGCCCGCCGATATCGGCCCGACTTCGTCAGGACAATTTGTCAACGATGTGGTGCTTGGGAAATTGCCTGGGTTGCTGCCAGGGAGCTTCTCGCTTGTCGATGCTCGTGATGTAGCGAGGGCGCAGATTTCAGCTGCAGAGCGCGGTCAGCGCGGCGAACGCTATCTGGCTGCTGGCCGCCACATGACGATGCAGGAATTGGTTCCCTTGCTGGGGAAGATCGCGGGCATCAAGACGCCCACAAACAACTTGCCTTTCCTGCTTCTGTATTTCCTGGCTGCAGCACAGGAAGTCTACGCAAAGATCAGCGGCAAACCCATCTTGCTCAGCTTGGCGACGGTGAGGCTGATGCGCAAGGAGGCGGGACGCAGTCATTTCATTCACACGAAGAGCGAGCAGAAACTTCAACTGAAATTTCGCCCCATCGAGCAAACCCTTGCCGATACGGTCGCTTGGTATCGCCGCAATGGCTGGCTACCCAGTGCGTCGCCCCGGTAA
- a CDS encoding TetR/AcrR family transcriptional regulator, producing MTSVQMHRPTADIRISCDIFPGMSTTTARRRLTREESQAQTRERLINAAQHLFVSNGYGGASIRDIANNAGYSQGAFYSNFSSKEDILLELLRRHMEAEALQLSTVMGNNAQQLEQILAELEAWASTLNQDADWCMLSIELQLHAKRSPTFAAEYQKVWGKHRSEIGSVISLLFEKLGRPAPASPDELAAAFMALSHGLALQRTTDRLDPPGRLIMVFLRGLIASAK from the coding sequence TTGACTTCGGTCCAGATGCACCGCCCGACGGCCGACATCCGAATTTCATGTGATATCTTTCCCGGCATGAGCACTACGACAGCAAGAAGGCGCCTGACCCGCGAAGAAAGCCAGGCGCAAACTCGCGAGCGCCTGATCAACGCTGCACAGCACTTGTTCGTGTCGAACGGGTATGGGGGTGCATCGATCCGTGACATCGCGAACAACGCGGGCTATTCCCAAGGCGCCTTTTATTCAAACTTCTCGAGCAAGGAGGACATCCTGCTAGAGTTGCTGCGGCGGCACATGGAAGCAGAAGCGCTGCAGCTGTCCACGGTCATGGGCAACAACGCGCAGCAGCTCGAGCAAATACTGGCCGAACTGGAAGCCTGGGCTTCTACGCTCAATCAAGATGCTGACTGGTGCATGCTTTCCATCGAACTGCAGTTGCATGCCAAACGCAGCCCGACGTTCGCTGCCGAGTACCAGAAGGTATGGGGCAAGCACCGGTCCGAGATCGGTAGCGTAATCAGCCTGTTGTTTGAGAAGCTCGGGCGCCCGGCCCCTGCCTCGCCGGACGAACTAGCTGCTGCCTTCATGGCACTTTCGCATGGGCTGGCGCTGCAAAGGACCACCGATCGCCTGGATCCGCCGGGGCGGCTGATCATGGTGTTCCTACGTGGATTGATCGCAAGTGCGAAGTAG
- a CDS encoding HpcH/HpaI aldolase/citrate lyase family protein, translating to MNIATTYLFVPGNRHERFDKAVAAGADVTVFDLEDAVHPNGKDAARVAIASWLAARQLSGQVANVLVRINDTASPYFNADLEWLATLPAGTPLAGLMVPKAEQPATLGGIAEALRRINPHGVLVAIIESAIGLHQADAIATAPGVARLAFGSIDYAVDLGCEHTRDALAYARSRLVLASRVARLPPPVDGVTTALTDETVLADDVAYARELGFAGKLCIHPSQVAGVQAGFRPSAQQADWARRVIEATSSGSHAVQVDGKMVDRPVIEQAKRILALSGS from the coding sequence ATGAACATCGCCACCACCTATCTCTTCGTGCCGGGCAACCGGCACGAGCGCTTCGACAAAGCCGTTGCCGCCGGCGCCGACGTGACAGTCTTCGACCTGGAGGATGCAGTCCATCCCAACGGCAAGGACGCCGCCCGCGTGGCAATCGCCTCGTGGCTCGCGGCAAGGCAGCTTTCAGGGCAGGTGGCGAATGTCCTTGTCCGGATCAATGACACCGCCTCGCCTTATTTCAATGCCGACCTTGAGTGGCTCGCCACCCTGCCCGCCGGCACGCCGCTGGCCGGGCTGATGGTTCCCAAGGCCGAACAACCTGCGACGTTGGGCGGCATCGCCGAGGCGCTGCGCAGGATCAATCCGCACGGCGTACTGGTGGCGATCATTGAAAGCGCCATTGGCTTGCATCAGGCCGACGCCATCGCCACGGCGCCCGGCGTGGCGCGGCTGGCGTTCGGCTCCATCGACTACGCTGTCGACCTCGGCTGCGAGCACACCCGTGACGCACTGGCCTACGCACGCAGCCGCCTCGTGCTGGCCTCGCGCGTCGCCCGTCTGCCGCCGCCTGTCGACGGCGTGACCACCGCGCTGACGGATGAGACCGTTCTGGCTGACGACGTCGCCTACGCCCGGGAACTCGGCTTCGCCGGCAAGCTGTGTATCCACCCGTCGCAGGTGGCCGGCGTGCAAGCGGGCTTCCGTCCGTCCGCGCAACAGGCCGATTGGGCCCGGCGCGTGATCGAGGCCACCTCGTCCGGCAGCCATGCCGTGCAGGTCGACGGAAAGATGGTTGACCGGCCCGTCATCGAGCAGGCGAAGCGCATCCTGGCTCTGTCTGGCAGCTAG
- a CDS encoding 4-oxalomesaconate tautomerase → MSKTIPCVLMRAGTSRGPFFLREWLPESDEERDQALIGAIGASDPLQLDGVGGGSTLNSKVAIVSRSTQPDCDLDYLFVQVGVGNCSVDTRPNCGNMLSGVAPFAIEQGLVKVERDTTRIRVHNVNTGARIDVTVRTPDGRITYDGDTRIDGVAGTGAPILLDFLDAWGAVTGQVFPTGKRIDVIDGIEVTCIDAAMPLMIVRACDLGVSGREAPATLDSDAALLARLETLRLQAGLLMGLGDVSDSVIPKPVLVSPGDSRDSITSRYFTPRKCHASHAVTGAIGVASAFALPGTVASQNERHAGRHALVVLHPAGRIEVEVELEGEGGATKVTRAALVRTARKIMAGELHLPDYVFSRPAPMAKASVGSRAKPLQIILPTRAGGGNDAVAHLIGPRIRRLLGQEVVIDNRAGANGGIACEYVARAVPDGHTLLLGYVGTHAMNPALQKVGYDPLRSFAPIGLIGSSPILLVANPSNVPADVEALIARLKQEPQGLRYASAGDGTPPHFAAELFQLATGTSMRSLTFDGAAPAIASTIEGHAQVMFSSLLTAYRPLRAGRLHALSVAGPQRLTCLPDVPTLAEAGISGVQLTQWYALFAPAGTPSAQVDELNQVLNEVLRDPDVIAGFESYGATAEPSSPEALAAKVEAELTRWRRVVIESSLAPALPAPYPQLADSC, encoded by the coding sequence ATGAGTAAAACTATTCCCTGTGTCCTGATGCGCGCCGGCACTTCTCGCGGACCGTTTTTCCTGCGCGAATGGCTACCGGAAAGCGACGAGGAGCGTGACCAGGCGTTGATTGGCGCGATCGGAGCATCGGATCCCTTGCAACTTGACGGCGTTGGAGGAGGCAGCACGCTTAACAGCAAGGTGGCCATTGTGTCACGGTCCACGCAGCCGGATTGTGACCTGGACTATCTTTTTGTTCAGGTAGGAGTCGGCAATTGCTCGGTGGATACACGCCCCAACTGCGGCAACATGCTGTCAGGCGTCGCGCCTTTCGCCATCGAGCAGGGTCTCGTCAAGGTCGAGCGCGACACGACTCGCATACGCGTGCATAACGTCAATACTGGCGCTCGAATTGACGTGACCGTACGTACGCCGGATGGCCGGATAACCTATGACGGTGACACCCGCATCGACGGTGTCGCTGGAACCGGCGCGCCGATCTTGCTTGATTTTCTGGATGCCTGGGGTGCCGTGACAGGCCAAGTATTCCCAACGGGAAAACGCATCGATGTGATCGATGGCATCGAGGTGACTTGCATCGACGCGGCCATGCCGCTGATGATTGTCCGGGCCTGCGACCTGGGCGTCAGCGGCCGTGAAGCACCGGCCACGCTCGACAGCGATGCAGCATTGCTGGCGCGACTGGAGACGCTGCGATTGCAAGCCGGCCTGCTGATGGGCCTCGGCGATGTGTCTGACAGCGTCATTCCGAAGCCAGTGCTGGTCAGCCCGGGCGACTCGCGCGATAGCATCACATCGCGCTACTTCACTCCGCGCAAGTGCCATGCCTCTCATGCCGTTACAGGAGCGATCGGCGTGGCCAGCGCCTTCGCATTGCCGGGTACCGTCGCGAGCCAAAACGAAAGGCACGCTGGCCGACATGCCCTCGTGGTGCTTCATCCCGCTGGGCGGATCGAAGTCGAAGTCGAACTGGAGGGCGAAGGTGGTGCCACGAAAGTAACTCGAGCAGCGCTTGTTCGAACGGCCCGAAAAATCATGGCTGGTGAACTCCATCTGCCCGACTACGTTTTCTCCCGGCCCGCGCCAATGGCAAAGGCTTCGGTGGGATCGCGCGCGAAGCCTTTGCAGATCATCCTTCCTACACGCGCAGGCGGTGGCAATGACGCTGTGGCTCACCTCATCGGTCCCCGCATCAGGCGTCTGCTCGGACAAGAGGTGGTCATCGATAACCGGGCCGGAGCGAACGGAGGGATAGCCTGCGAGTATGTTGCGCGGGCGGTCCCCGATGGACATACGTTGCTCCTTGGCTACGTGGGAACACACGCGATGAATCCCGCCCTTCAGAAGGTCGGGTACGATCCCCTCCGCAGCTTCGCGCCGATAGGTCTCATTGGGTCATCTCCGATATTGCTGGTGGCAAATCCGTCGAACGTGCCGGCTGACGTGGAGGCTCTGATCGCCCGCTTGAAACAAGAGCCACAGGGTCTGCGCTACGCGTCCGCAGGCGACGGCACACCGCCTCATTTCGCTGCAGAACTCTTCCAGCTTGCCACTGGCACATCAATGCGCTCTCTCACCTTTGACGGCGCTGCTCCGGCAATTGCGTCCACCATCGAAGGGCACGCACAGGTGATGTTTTCCAGCCTGCTCACTGCGTATCGGCCGCTACGTGCCGGGCGCCTTCATGCGCTTTCGGTTGCCGGTCCGCAACGCCTCACTTGTTTGCCGGATGTTCCTACCCTGGCTGAAGCGGGGATTTCCGGCGTGCAATTGACACAATGGTACGCACTGTTCGCGCCCGCTGGCACTCCCTCCGCCCAGGTGGATGAGCTGAATCAGGTATTGAACGAAGTCTTGCGAGACCCAGACGTCATTGCGGGTTTTGAAAGTTACGGTGCGACGGCGGAGCCAAGCAGTCCGGAGGCGCTCGCAGCAAAAGTGGAGGCCGAGTTGACGCGATGGCGGCGCGTCGTTATCGAGTCAAGTCTGGCGCCAGCACTTCCTGCTCCATATCCTCAATTAGCCGACTCGTGTTAA
- a CDS encoding tripartite tricarboxylate transporter substrate-binding protein — translation MVLNPGVKANDAKAVVALLKATPSKVSYASAGNGTAPHFAAEMFKLSTGTDMLHVPYKGSAPAINDTIAGQTQVMFPSLFTAIPYVKGGKLKAVGIAGSKRSALMPDVPTLKEQGINDVDVSQWYGIFAPANTPAPIIEALNKTLNQALAEKSVVQRLEGQGAEVATMTPNQMQIFMQQEQVKWKAVVQAAKLKAD, via the coding sequence ATGGTCCTCAATCCCGGGGTGAAAGCGAACGATGCGAAGGCCGTCGTGGCTCTGCTGAAGGCGACGCCAAGCAAGGTCAGCTACGCATCCGCTGGCAATGGGACCGCCCCGCACTTTGCCGCCGAGATGTTCAAACTCTCCACGGGCACCGACATGCTTCATGTTCCGTACAAGGGGTCTGCACCTGCGATCAACGACACCATAGCAGGCCAGACACAAGTGATGTTTCCAAGTCTTTTTACGGCCATCCCTTATGTAAAGGGGGGCAAGCTTAAGGCGGTTGGCATCGCGGGCAGCAAGCGTTCCGCATTGATGCCAGACGTCCCCACACTAAAAGAGCAGGGCATCAATGATGTCGACGTTTCGCAGTGGTATGGGATCTTCGCACCTGCCAATACCCCGGCGCCGATCATAGAGGCGTTAAACAAGACGCTCAACCAGGCGCTGGCGGAGAAAAGCGTCGTTCAACGCCTGGAAGGCCAGGGCGCGGAGGTCGCGACAATGACGCCGAATCAAATGCAGATCTTTATGCAACAGGAGCAAGTGAAATGGAAGGCGGTCGTGCAGGCGGCGAAGTTGAAGGCGGACTGA
- a CDS encoding IS481 family transposase: MPWSPRDTMSLRHEFVLLAQQEGCNRRQLCQRYGISPQTGYKWIARYTEQEMAGLVERSRRPATSPTRTAEELERLVVALRLQHPAWGGRKISRRLQDLGHTPVPAPSTVTSILHRHGLISPEASVKAQPWQRFEHAAPNQLWQMDFKGGFRTHDGQMCSPLTVLDDHSRFAVTLAACTQTHTAVVQEHLAQAFRHFGLPWRINADNGAPWGSPSQPGQLTGLGVWLIRLGVRLTHSRPAHPQTNGKDERFHRTLKAEVINARGFASSLQAQHAFDAWRDIYNLQRPHEALGLATPVTRYQPSPRSYPEVLPEIEYGPDDLVVKIKWDGQLRFRGQTFKVSNALRDFPVALRPQPNHDGRFDLYFVDHCFGYIDLNDHQAA; this comes from the coding sequence ATGCCCTGGAGCCCACGCGACACCATGAGCCTGCGCCACGAATTCGTCCTGCTCGCCCAGCAAGAGGGCTGCAATCGCCGCCAGCTATGCCAACGCTACGGCATCTCCCCGCAGACCGGCTATAAGTGGATTGCTCGGTACACCGAACAGGAGATGGCTGGTTTGGTCGAGCGGTCGCGCCGGCCCGCGACCAGTCCGACCCGAACGGCGGAGGAACTGGAGCGGTTGGTCGTCGCCCTGCGCCTGCAGCACCCGGCTTGGGGCGGACGCAAGATCAGCCGGCGGCTTCAGGATCTGGGCCACACACCGGTGCCGGCTCCGAGCACCGTGACGTCCATCCTGCATCGACATGGCCTGATCTCACCCGAAGCCTCGGTCAAGGCCCAGCCCTGGCAACGCTTTGAACATGCGGCGCCCAATCAGCTGTGGCAAATGGATTTCAAGGGCGGCTTTCGCACGCACGATGGCCAGATGTGCTCACCATTGACGGTACTGGACGATCATTCCCGCTTCGCCGTCACGCTGGCCGCCTGTACGCAGACCCACACCGCTGTGGTCCAGGAGCACCTGGCCCAGGCCTTTCGCCACTTCGGACTGCCTTGGCGTATCAACGCCGACAATGGGGCGCCGTGGGGCAGTCCTTCACAACCGGGGCAGCTCACCGGCCTGGGGGTCTGGCTCATCCGGCTGGGCGTGCGCCTGACCCATAGCCGTCCGGCCCATCCTCAAACCAATGGCAAGGACGAACGCTTTCACCGCACCCTCAAAGCCGAAGTGATCAATGCCCGTGGCTTTGCCTCCAGCCTGCAAGCCCAGCATGCGTTTGATGCCTGGCGCGATATCTACAACTTGCAGCGCCCACACGAGGCACTCGGCCTGGCGACGCCGGTGACACGCTATCAGCCCAGTCCTCGCTCCTATCCGGAGGTGCTACCGGAGATCGAATACGGCCCTGACGATCTGGTGGTGAAGATCAAATGGGACGGACAACTGCGCTTTCGCGGGCAAACCTTCAAAGTGTCCAATGCCCTACGAGATTTCCCGGTCGCCTTGCGCCCACAACCCAACCACGATGGACGATTCGATCTGTATTTCGTCGATCA